A window from Patescibacteria group bacterium encodes these proteins:
- the ileS gene encoding isoleucine--tRNA ligase: MANINFPQMEEEILKFWKDKKIFEKTLAKKSSKGNFIFFEGPPTANGKPGLHHVEARAFKDIVCRYKTMQGFFVGRKAGWDTHGLPVELQIEKELKFSGKPDIEKYGIEAFNKKCKESVWYYKEEWEKMTERIAFWLDLEHPYITYENYYIESLWWILKQIWDKDLLYEGNKIVPQCPRCGTALSSHEVAQGYKNILETSVYIKFLVRDQKLGLKEKLPLYILSWTTTPWTLPGNVALAVGEKIDYLIIKQNEEYLIVAKDLAEKTLEGQPYEIEKELRGKDLINLEYEPLFPDYLDPGEKRAWYVTSADFVSTEDGTGVVHTAVMYGEDDFNLGKKIGLPEVHTVDENGLFLPSVKKWAGKFVKNVEPEIIEDLKSRNLLYRTLAYTHDYPFCWRCGTPLLYYAKRSWFIKMSDPTVKKNLLKNNQTINWVPDYIKDGRFGEWLREVKDWALTRERYWGTPLPVWKCACGEKHFVGSVEELEKLSGKNLKTLDLHRPFIDAVIFPCPKCGSEMRRTPEVLDCWFDSGSMPFAQWHYPFENKEKIDKGEQFPAEFISEAIDQTRGWFYTLLAVSTLLGHGAPYKNVICLGHLRDAKGEKMSKSKGNIVDPWDIINKYGSDAARWFFYTINQPGDPKNFSVVEVDGVIKKFFLILFNIISFYKLYADKKPEGKIKPSHILDKWILAKLNLLTKNTTKKLDEYDVVGAARGLQDFSNELSTWYLRRSRDRFKSEGEEKNEALATLHLVLATLGRILAPFTPFVSEKIYQELAEKNLSVHLETWPKFEKKLVNQKILDQMDLAKKIVETGLAARASVGIKIRQPLASYSTILTKELSTEYIEIIKDELNILELKFGEDKLDTELTEELKAQGLVREIVRTVNSLRKEAGLSIADRVNIYYDGSESAEKAIEEFGEKIKKETLSNNLEKGRPEVLGQKEIAGVWLGIKKI, translated from the coding sequence CGCTTTCAAAGATATTGTTTGTCGTTATAAAACAATGCAAGGATTTTTTGTCGGTCGCAAAGCGGGCTGGGACACTCACGGTCTGCCGGTTGAACTCCAAATTGAAAAAGAATTAAAATTTTCAGGCAAACCCGACATTGAAAAGTACGGCATTGAGGCCTTCAATAAAAAGTGTAAAGAAAGCGTTTGGTATTATAAAGAAGAATGGGAAAAGATGACCGAGCGCATCGCTTTTTGGCTTGACCTCGAACATCCATATATTACTTATGAAAATTATTATATTGAATCTCTTTGGTGGATTTTAAAACAGATCTGGGATAAGGATCTACTTTACGAAGGAAATAAAATTGTCCCGCAATGTCCGCGCTGCGGGACTGCCCTTTCTTCACATGAAGTCGCCCAGGGCTATAAAAATATTCTGGAAACTTCGGTCTACATAAAATTTTTAGTTAGGGATCAAAAACTCGGCTTAAAAGAAAAATTACCACTCTACATCTTGTCTTGGACAACTACACCATGGACTCTTCCCGGCAATGTGGCCCTAGCGGTTGGCGAAAAAATCGATTATCTTATCATAAAACAAAACGAGGAATATTTAATTGTTGCCAAAGATCTGGCTGAGAAGACGCTCGAAGGGCAGCCGTACGAAATTGAAAAAGAACTAAGGGGTAAGGACTTAATCAATTTGGAATATGAACCGCTTTTCCCGGACTATCTCGATCCCGGCGAAAAACGCGCCTGGTATGTTACCTCGGCTGATTTTGTTTCGACTGAAGACGGCACCGGCGTCGTACACACTGCGGTCATGTATGGCGAAGATGACTTCAATTTGGGTAAAAAAATTGGCCTCCCTGAAGTCCACACGGTTGATGAAAATGGATTATTTCTTCCGAGTGTCAAAAAGTGGGCCGGAAAATTTGTTAAAAATGTTGAGCCGGAAATTATTGAAGATCTTAAATCTCGTAACCTGCTTTATCGGACTCTTGCCTACACTCATGATTATCCTTTCTGCTGGCGCTGCGGCACGCCGCTCCTCTACTACGCGAAACGTTCTTGGTTTATCAAAATGTCTGATCCGACAGTCAAAAAAAATTTATTAAAAAATAATCAAACAATTAATTGGGTTCCTGACTATATCAAAGACGGCCGGTTCGGCGAATGGCTCAGGGAAGTTAAGGATTGGGCTCTGACTCGTGAACGGTATTGGGGTACGCCACTGCCTGTTTGGAAATGCGCTTGCGGAGAAAAACATTTTGTGGGTTCAGTCGAGGAACTTGAAAAATTAAGCGGAAAAAATCTGAAAACTTTAGATCTCCACCGACCGTTTATCGACGCTGTCATTTTCCCCTGTCCAAAATGTGGCAGCGAAATGAGACGAACTCCGGAAGTGCTGGACTGCTGGTTTGATTCCGGATCCATGCCTTTTGCCCAGTGGCATTATCCGTTTGAAAATAAAGAAAAAATTGATAAAGGTGAACAATTCCCGGCCGAATTTATTTCGGAAGCAATTGATCAAACCCGCGGGTGGTTTTATACCCTGCTCGCCGTTTCAACTCTCCTGGGCCACGGCGCTCCTTACAAAAACGTCATCTGTCTCGGCCACCTGCGCGACGCCAAGGGTGAGAAGATGAGTAAATCAAAAGGCAACATTGTTGACCCATGGGATATTATCAATAAATATGGTTCGGACGCAGCCCGCTGGTTTTTTTACACGATAAACCAACCTGGCGATCCGAAAAATTTTAGCGTGGTTGAAGTTGATGGGGTCATCAAAAAATTCTTTTTAATTCTCTTTAATATCATCAGTTTTTATAAATTATACGCCGACAAAAAACCAGAAGGAAAAATAAAACCGTCCCATATTTTGGACAAATGGATCCTCGCGAAACTAAATCTCCTGACAAAAAATACTACCAAAAAGTTGGATGAATATGACGTAGTTGGTGCCGCTCGCGGTCTGCAGGATTTCAGCAATGAATTATCAACCTGGTATCTGCGACGCTCGCGGGATAGATTCAAGAGCGAAGGTGAAGAAAAAAACGAAGCGCTCGCAACTTTGCACCTTGTCCTTGCTACTCTTGGGAGGATACTCGCTCCGTTTACTCCTTTTGTTTCAGAAAAGATTTACCAGGAACTCGCGGAAAAAAATCTTTCCGTTCATCTTGAAACTTGGCCAAAATTTGAAAAAAAATTAGTTAACCAAAAAATATTAGATCAGATGGACTTGGCTAAAAAAATCGTGGAAACCGGACTTGCGGCGCGCGCCTCGGTCGGAATAAAAATCAGACAGCCGCTCGCCTCTTATTCTACTATACTCACAAAAGAGCTGTCGACGGAATATATTGAAATAATTAAAGACGAACTCAATATTTTGGAATTAAAATTCGGTGAAGATAAGTTAGATACGGAATTGACCGAGGAATTGAAAGCCCAAGGTCTGGTTCGTGAAATTGTCCGGACGGTTAATTCTCTCCGAAAAGAAGCTGGCCTTTCAATTGCTGACCGGGTTAACATTTATTATGATGGCAGCGAATCCGCGGAAAAGGCAATAGAAGAATTTGGCGAAAAAATTAAAAAAGAAACACTAAGCAATAACTTAGAAAAAGGCCGACCCGAAGTTTTAGGACAAAAAGAAATTGCGGGTGTCTGGCTTGGCATTAAAAAAATCTAA